The nucleotide window TACTCCGCCGCCGCGTCCGCACCCATGTACCGGGCCGCGATCCGGGTCGCCCAGGTCAGCAGTTCGTCGGGGTCCTCGCTGAGCGCGGCCCGCCCCTGGACGACGGCGAACGAGAACGGCGGCCTGTCGTCGTCCACACACAACGCCACCCGCCCGTCCCGCGCGAGGTTGCGTCCCTTCACCGTGTCCCTGCCGGTGTTGAAGACCAGATCCTGCCCGTCCAGCAGGAACCAGACGGGCGCGATGTGGGGGCTCCCGTCGGCCCGCACGGTGGACAGCTTGCCGGTGCGGGTCCCCGCGGAGAGGAACGTCCGCCACTCTTCCTCTGTCATGTGGTGTGCCATGGGCCCATCCTGCGCCGTCGGCGCGCGAGTGGCGCGAAGCGACGCCCCGGAATCGGAGGGCCGCTTGCCCGCATGGGAGGTGTGCGCGAGGCTTACGCGAAGAGGGGTACGGGGCAGTGGTGACGGGGAGGGTACGCATGGCGTTGGACCGGGGACTTGACTGGCTTCTCGACGATCTCACCAGCAGGGTTGAGCACATACAGCACGCCTTGGTGCTCTCGAACGACGGACTGGTGACAGGAGCCAGCGCGGGGCTCGTCCGGGAGGACGCGGAGCACCTGGCGGCCGTATCCTCCGGGCTGCACAGCCTGGCACGCGGCTCGGGAAGACACTTCAAAGCGGGCAGAGCACGCCAGACGATGGTCGAGTTCGACGAGGCACTGCTGTTCGTCACCGCAGCCGGGGACGGGAGCTGCCTGTGCGTGCTCACCGCCGCGGAAGCCGATGTCGGTCACGTGGCGTACGAGATGACTCTGCTGGTCAACCGGGTCGGCGAACACCTCGGGGTGGCCGTCCGGCAGGAGGACACCTACCCCTTCTGAACGGTCGCGGCAGGTGTCCCGCCGAGCCGCCGGGACGCCCCCGGCGGCTCACCGTCCGCCGGCCCCGCGGACGGTCCGTACCGCGAACAGCACGGCGGCCCCCGGACCGAGCGCTTCGAGCCATTTTCTGTCGCCCGGCAGGGGCGGAATTCCCACGGACGACTGCCTGCCCGCCAGATTCCGACCCCTCAGACGCGGGCGTCGCCTTCAGCCTCCTGCCCCTCCGGGCCGGCGGCGGGCGGTTCGGATGGGCCGATGTCGCACCACACGGCCTTCCCCTCGCCCCGGGGCTCGATGCCCCACCTGAGGGCGACGGCGTCCAGCAGCAGGAGCCCGCGTCCCGAGGTCGAGGTCTCACCGGGAGAGCGCCTGCGCGGCCATACACTGGAGCGGTCCTGGACCGAGAGGCGTATCCGGCGCACCGGTTCGGGAAGCACCTCCATCGTGAGCACCGCGCCTCCCTCCGTGTGCAGCAGCACATTGACCAGGAGCTCCCCGGTGACGAGTTCGGCGTCGTCGGCGAATTCCTCCATGTCCCAGTCGGTCAGCGCCTGCCGGACGATCGAGCGGGCGTCCGAGAGGCCCTCGGGATCGGCCTGGTGGATGTACTGGTGCAGCCTGGGCGCCAGCGTGGACCCCACGCCCGGACTGCGCCGGAGCACCAGCAGAGCGACGTCGTCGCCCGATCCCCAGCGCTCCCACAGCCGTTCGGAGAGATGGTCGGCGAGCGCCTCGGCCCCGGGCGGCCCGGTCCGTACCTCCTGAGCCAGCGCCGCGAGCCCGGTGTCGATGTCGGCCCCCGGCTCCTCGACCAGGCCGTCGCTGAAGAGCACGAGCGTCTCGCCCGGCACGAGGTCGAGACGGGTCTCGGGAAACTCCTCGTACTCGAAGTACGTCGAGATGCCGAGCGGGAGACCGCCCCTGACCTGGGGGCTGCGGACCCGCCCGTCGGCGTGCCGGATGAGCGGCTCGAAGTGGCCCGCGCGAGCCACGCGCAGGGCGCCCGAGCCCAGATCGACCTGCGCGTAGGTGCAGGTCGCGAAGCGGTCGGTGTCCAGCTCCGCGAGGAAACGCGAAGCTCTGGCGAGTACGGTCGCCGGCGGGTGCCCCTCGGCGGCGTAGGCGCGCAGGGCGATCCTGAGCTGTCCCATGATCGCCGCCGCGTGCGTGTCGTGTCCCTGTACGTCGCCCACCACCAGGCCGTACCGGCCGTTGGGCAGTGCGATCATGTCGTACCAGTCGCCGCCGACCTGGCGCCCGGTCCGCGCGGCGTGGTAGCGCACCGCGATCTCGCCGCCCTCGACGCTCTGGATCCGCCGGGGCAGCATCGCCGCCTGGAGCCCGGTCGCGAACTCGCGCTCCTCGTCGAAGAGCATCGCCCGTTGCAGGCTCTGCGCGAGGATGGCGGCGAGGCCCAGGCAGAGAATCCGTTCGTCCGCGTTGAACGACATCGGTCTGCCGTAGAACATCGCCAGCCCGCCCAGTGAACGCGACTGGGCGACGAGCGGCAGATAGGCGGCGGACGAGAAGCCCAGCAGGTCCACGTGGGACTCCAGCACCGGATAGCGCCGGACCAGATCGTCGGGTGAGGTGATGAACCGGGGACGACCGCTGAGGATGGTGTCGACCAGCGGCAGCTTCCGCCGGAGATCGCCGGAGCCCAGTCCGTCGAACGCCTCCAGCGTCTGCCCGCTCACCGCGACGACGTTCAGCGACTCGTTCTTCACCAGCCCGAGCGTCACCCCGTCCGAACCCAGCCTCGCCGTCCCCCCCGGCCCGCTCAGCGCCGCCGTGACGTCGTCCACGGACGCGGCACGCGACATGGCACTGGTCGTCCGCTCGACGATGCTCGTCTGGCGCTGGCGGCGCTTCTCCAGTTCCAGAACGAAATCCGAGTGCGTGACCTCCGCCGTCGCGTCCCGCACCACTCCGACGATGCGATGGGCCCTGCCGTCGGGGAGGCGCAGGATGCGCGCCTGAGCGTGTGTCCACTGGACCTCCCCGCCCGGCAGCGGCACCTGGAAGTGCACGCTGTAAGAATTGGCTCCACTGGTGACGGCCTCGTCGACCGACAGGTTGAGGCGCTCACGCTCGGCGGGTTCCAGAAGGTCCACCAAAGTCCCGGGCCTGCTGGCGTCGAA belongs to Streptomyces sp. NBC_00102 and includes:
- a CDS encoding PPOX class F420-dependent oxidoreductase, whose product is MAHHMTEEEWRTFLSAGTRTGKLSTVRADGSPHIAPVWFLLDGQDLVFNTGRDTVKGRNLARDGRVALCVDDDRPPFSFAVVQGRAALSEDPDELLTWATRIAARYMGADAAAEYGRRNAVPGELLVRVRIEKVVSMADIAD
- a CDS encoding roadblock/LC7 domain-containing protein, which produces MALDRGLDWLLDDLTSRVEHIQHALVLSNDGLVTGASAGLVREDAEHLAAVSSGLHSLARGSGRHFKAGRARQTMVEFDEALLFVTAAGDGSCLCVLTAAEADVGHVAYEMTLLVNRVGEHLGVAVRQEDTYPF
- a CDS encoding SpoIIE family protein phosphatase gives rise to the protein MTDQTESAERASAPPRPDASAHDSGIDTVQRLAMNRTGSFDWDLETRTMNVDDAGLMVFGVDPATFDASRPGTLVDLLEPAERERLNLSVDEAVTSGANSYSVHFQVPLPGGEVQWTHAQARILRLPDGRAHRIVGVVRDATAEVTHSDFVLELEKRRQRQTSIVERTTSAMSRAASVDDVTAALSGPGGTARLGSDGVTLGLVKNESLNVVAVSGQTLEAFDGLGSGDLRRKLPLVDTILSGRPRFITSPDDLVRRYPVLESHVDLLGFSSAAYLPLVAQSRSLGGLAMFYGRPMSFNADERILCLGLAAILAQSLQRAMLFDEEREFATGLQAAMLPRRIQSVEGGEIAVRYHAARTGRQVGGDWYDMIALPNGRYGLVVGDVQGHDTHAAAIMGQLRIALRAYAAEGHPPATVLARASRFLAELDTDRFATCTYAQVDLGSGALRVARAGHFEPLIRHADGRVRSPQVRGGLPLGISTYFEYEEFPETRLDLVPGETLVLFSDGLVEEPGADIDTGLAALAQEVRTGPPGAEALADHLSERLWERWGSGDDVALLVLRRSPGVGSTLAPRLHQYIHQADPEGLSDARSIVRQALTDWDMEEFADDAELVTGELLVNVLLHTEGGAVLTMEVLPEPVRRIRLSVQDRSSVWPRRRSPGETSTSGRGLLLLDAVALRWGIEPRGEGKAVWCDIGPSEPPAAGPEGQEAEGDARV